A DNA window from Ranitomeya imitator isolate aRanImi1 chromosome 2, aRanImi1.pri, whole genome shotgun sequence contains the following coding sequences:
- the BCAP31 gene encoding B-cell receptor-associated protein 31: MSLQWTAVAGFLYAEVFLVLLLCIPFISPTRWQKIFKSRLVQLAVTYGNTFFVVLIVILLLLLLDAFREIQKYGVGEQVDLKNNPIAVEHIHMKLFRAQRNLYIAGFSLLLSFLLRRLVTLISKQATLLASNEAFKKQAESASDAAKKYMEENDKLKKQLKASGVEVANVPDSNAEEENKKLKTEVKKFKEELESTKKSLQKSENEVIAIKKQSEGLTKEYDRLLSDHAKLQALRDGPKDKKDE, encoded by the exons ATGAGTCTGCAGTGGACGGCGGTGGCCGGCTTCCTATATGCCGAGGTGTTCTTGGTCCTGCTGCTGTGCATTCCTTTTATTTCACCCACAAG atggcAGAAAATCTTCAAATCTCGCCTGGTGCAGCTGGCGGTGACTTATGGGAACACTTTCTTTGTGGTCCTGATAGTGATACTGTTGCTTCTACTGTTAG ATGCTTTCCGGGAGATCCAGAAGTATGGAGTCGGGGAGCAGGTGGACCTAAAGAACAACCCCATTGCCGTGGAACATATTCACATGAAACTGTTCAGAGCGCAGCGTAACCTGTACATTGCCGGCTTCTCCCTCCTCTTGTCATT TCTGCTGAGGCGTCTGGTCACGCTGATATCCAAACAAGCTACACTCCTTGCATCCAACGAGGCATTCAAGAAACAAGCCGAGAGCGCAAGTGACGCTGCAAAGAAGTACATGGAGGAGAACGACAAGCTCAAGAAG CAACTGAAAGCCTCTGGAGTTGAAGTGGCCAATGTGCCCGACAGTAACGCCGAGGAGGAGAACAAGAAGCTGAAGACTGAAGTGAAGAAATTCAAAGAGGAGCTGGAGTCCACCAAGAAGT CCCTGCAGAAATCTGAGAACGAGGTGATCGCCATCAAAAAGCAGAGCGAGGGCTTGACGAAGGAGTACGACCGGCTGCTGAGCGACCACGCCAAGCTGCAG